One Sphingobium sp. Cam5-1 genomic window, TCCCGGAGTAATAGTACAAACGATGTCCGCCACCCGTCTTTCCAGCGTCGGTCGCCGCGCTTCCATCATCGCAGCGGCCAGGGCGGTTTTCGCGCGCCACGGGTTGGAAGGCGCGCGGACGCAGCAGATCGCCCGCGCCGCAGGTGTGTCGGAAGCCCTGCTGTTCCGGCATTTTCCTACCAAGACGCATATCTATCGGGCCGTATTGCGCGAGGTGATCTCAGACCAGAATAGGGTCTTCCGGTCATTCGGTGACGCCGAAGCCAGCACAGAGGGCTTGCTCGAAATTTTGCTGCGCACCTTCAGATATGCAACCGCCGGGATGTACGCCCTCAATGCAGAAGGCTTGCGCATGGTCTTGGGCAGCCTTGCCGGCGACGGAGGCTACGCTCGCCTCGTCTATCGCCGGGCCTTGCGCCTGACACTGCCCAATCTGGAAAAGGCGTTGCAGGCGGCAAGGGCCGACGGGGGAATCTCCGGAGAGGCGCTTTCGACGACGAATGTCGGCGCTTTCATAGAACATGTCAGCACGATGATGCTGGTGGCGCGCTGCCATGAAAAGACTGCGATACCCTATGAGGAAGATCGCGTGTTGCGCGACGCGATCCTCTTCTGCGCACGCGGGCTTGGCGTAGCGGAACCACGCATCCAGCAATTTCTGGAGCAGATGAAATCGTGCGAGCCCGAAACCGCAGCATTCATCCGATCGGGAACGCCTGTCACACCGTAGGATGTGAATTGGGAACCTTCTTCACCAGCTTCTGCGGATTCGAGACAGGCTCAAAGCACCGCCATGAACCCATGCAGGAACATCGACGCCGCACGTTCCGCATAATGCCGCCGTTCAATCTTTGAGATGGAATGCCCGCCCGCCAGCAGACGGTTGCCCCGCATCGCAAGCACCAACAGTTGGCGTGCGTGCCAGTCCGCACTCTCCTTGACGCTCAGGCTTTCCAGCCAGGGGATCAGACCCGTCACCCACGGCCTTCGCAGGATAAGGTAGACGTCCCGCGCCAATGCAGCGTCCCGACGCGACTGACTAATGACGACGCGGTGCAACCGGATGGAAAGACTGGAAGCCAGGTTATCCAGGGCCGCTTCAACATAGCGGCTTAATCCCGCCGGATCGGCTTCCCCTAATGGCAACACTGGCGGCCTTGCCTCACGCGCGCAGTCTTCGGCCATTATGCGCATGGCAGCTGCAAACAGCCCGGCCTTGCTGGCGAAGTGCCGGTAGAGCGTACCCCGCCCCACCCGTGCCTCTTCCCCGATAAGGTTCAGGTTGGCGCCTTCATACCCCTCATCCAGAAAATGGCGCCCTGCTACATCCAGCAAGGTCCGAATATGAGGAAGCGGCTCCTCACGCAGTGGCGGCTCGGCGTCGAATAACGGCTCCGGGGAAGGCAAGCCATTCGGCTCTCCCGGCCGGATACCCTGAGCGAAAAGCGCGACCGATTGTTGCGCTATCCGCTCGCGATGTTCTGGCGAAGCGGGAGGAAAGCCCATGAGGACAACCGGGCCTTCCACCGCCAGCGATCCAAAATCCAGCGCCAGTTCCAGCGGCACCGGGCGGTCAACGCCCTTCTCCCTTGCATACTCCTCCAGTGCCAGCCGCACAGGCTCCAGCCGCATGCCCTGCCCGCTTTGTAGTGATGCTGCCAGGTCCGGCATCTTGTGTGCCACGCCCGCCGCAACCCAAAGCGCGCCGAACATGCCCTGATCCAGCGCCGAATCAAGAATCGCCCGCGCGAGTCCCGCCAGTTCCGATCCGCCAGTAGCCGCGCTTTCATGCACCGCCGCCGCGCGAGCATCGAACTCCGCGCCCTGCGCATCCAGCGCCGCCCGGAACAGCGCTTCCTTGTCGGCGAAATGGCGGTAGATTGTTTCCTTGCTGACGCCTGCGGTGCGGGCGATCGAATCGATGCTCACTGCGTCAAAACCGCGCTCGACAAACTGCGCGCAC contains:
- a CDS encoding TetR/AcrR family transcriptional regulator, with the protein product MSATRLSSVGRRASIIAAARAVFARHGLEGARTQQIARAAGVSEALLFRHFPTKTHIYRAVLREVISDQNRVFRSFGDAEASTEGLLEILLRTFRYATAGMYALNAEGLRMVLGSLAGDGGYARLVYRRALRLTLPNLEKALQAARADGGISGEALSTTNVGAFIEHVSTMMLVARCHEKTAIPYEEDRVLRDAILFCARGLGVAEPRIQQFLEQMKSCEPETAAFIRSGTPVTP
- a CDS encoding TetR/AcrR family transcriptional regulator, with translation MKVVAEAGSQLASPRVRHLLSSACAQFVERGFDAVSIDSIARTAGVSKETIYRHFADKEALFRAALDAQGAEFDARAAAVHESAATGGSELAGLARAILDSALDQGMFGALWVAAGVAHKMPDLAASLQSGQGMRLEPVRLALEEYAREKGVDRPVPLELALDFGSLAVEGPVVLMGFPPASPEHRERIAQQSVALFAQGIRPGEPNGLPSPEPLFDAEPPLREEPLPHIRTLLDVAGRHFLDEGYEGANLNLIGEEARVGRGTLYRHFASKAGLFAAAMRIMAEDCAREARPPVLPLGEADPAGLSRYVEAALDNLASSLSIRLHRVVISQSRRDAALARDVYLILRRPWVTGLIPWLESLSVKESADWHARQLLVLAMRGNRLLAGGHSISKIERRHYAERAASMFLHGFMAVL